In the Acidimicrobiales bacterium genome, one interval contains:
- a CDS encoding VOC family protein: MEWAADTFGVPAAYGGEHVGLGTRNALLSLGSAYLEIIGPDPAQSQDGNAGARFANLTSGGMVTWVAEGDLNAIAQVLESAGVSTQGPNRTQRKTESGELLVWDLLFPVGSRHGGCMPFFIDWLECANPKDTNPVGGEFRALAITTPDADDLAGTLRAIDLDIGVSAGPPGLSVTIDSPRGEVVLANTNETSHLQFGGIR, from the coding sequence ATGGAATGGGCCGCGGACACGTTCGGGGTACCTGCCGCTTACGGCGGAGAGCATGTGGGTCTCGGCACACGAAACGCACTTCTGTCCCTCGGCTCCGCCTATCTCGAGATCATCGGACCCGACCCGGCACAGTCCCAGGACGGTAACGCTGGCGCACGGTTCGCCAACTTGACGAGCGGTGGCATGGTCACCTGGGTGGCCGAAGGCGATCTCAACGCCATTGCCCAGGTACTGGAATCGGCTGGTGTATCGACTCAGGGTCCCAATCGCACCCAGCGCAAGACGGAATCGGGTGAACTCCTCGTGTGGGATCTGTTGTTCCCTGTCGGGAGTCGGCACGGTGGGTGCATGCCGTTTTTCATTGATTGGCTCGAGTGCGCTAATCCGAAAGACACCAATCCCGTCGGGGGTGAGTTCAGGGCGTTGGCCATCACGACGCCCGACGCCGATGATCTCGCAGGCACCCTGCGCGCCATCGATCTCGACATCGGGGTGTCTGCGGGGCCACCGGGACTGTCCGTCACGATTGACTCGCCTCGAGGTGAAGTGGTGCTCGCGAACACGAATGAGACCTCACACCTGCAGTTCGGTGGCATCCGTTGA
- a CDS encoding AzlD domain-containing protein, whose product MSWTALAALSAGAYAFKLVGVVAGDRFADRLAPVTVLLPAALFSALIVAMAMGDGPSLVVDARLIGVAAGVLAVARRAPMVVVVMVAMGVTALVRVVA is encoded by the coding sequence ATGAGTTGGACGGCACTGGCTGCGCTCTCCGCAGGGGCCTACGCCTTCAAGTTGGTAGGAGTGGTAGCCGGGGACCGCTTCGCTGACCGGCTGGCTCCGGTGACAGTGCTGTTACCGGCTGCTCTGTTCTCGGCGCTGATAGTCGCCATGGCAATGGGCGATGGTCCGTCCCTCGTGGTTGACGCCCGGCTAATCGGGGTGGCGGCGGGTGTGCTGGCCGTGGCCCGGCGGGCCCCCATGGTGGTGGTGGTCATGGTCGCCATGGGAGTCACCGCCCTTGTCAGGGTGGTGGCATGA